The Chiloscyllium plagiosum isolate BGI_BamShark_2017 chromosome 42, ASM401019v2, whole genome shotgun sequence genome contains a region encoding:
- the LOC122543240 gene encoding PH and SEC7 domain-containing protein 1-like: MDMETGVIMETADLKALLANGGRQDREVAKQLASKLYHLDGFQRTEVAPYLDKNNEFSQMLAEEYLQLFDFCEMSLDQALRKFLTAFVLTGETQERERVLDHFSGRFQRCNPEAFRSRGEPGLGNLSRPAQIRRRTER; encoded by the exons ATGGACATGGAGACGGGCGTCATCATGGAAACGGCTGACCTCAAGGCTCTGCTGGCTAATGGCGGTAGGCAGGACCGGGAGGTGGCCAAGCAACTGGCATCGAAACTGTACCATCTGGACGGTTTCCAGAGGACTGAGGTGGCCCCCTACCTGGATAAGAA CAACGAGTTCAGTCAAATGTTGGCTGAGGAATACCTGCAACTGTTTGACTTCTGCGAGATGTCTCTCGATCAAGCTCTGAG GAAATTCCTGACGGCGTTCGTCCTGACTGGAGAGACACAGGAGCGCGAGCGAGTGTTGGACCACTTCTCCGGCCGCTTTCAGCGGTGCAATCCAGAGGCCTTCCGCAGCCGAGGTGAGCCGGGGCTCGGGAATCTCTCCCGTCCCGCTCAGATTCGACGGCGAACGGAACGCTGA